One Bombus pascuorum unplaced genomic scaffold, iyBomPasc1.1, whole genome shotgun sequence DNA segment encodes these proteins:
- the LOC132915879 gene encoding serine-rich adhesin for platelets-like has product MLNLILTEMANRRLMLQYLKVTLYATMFEGGKNTNTAKTAENTASSISENRNKFRRIEGDDAKADVKQDSENLKKDSMPEFPAIKTSSTIVDTLHISNAFNALTLSNNKYVKTAQTLEPVSRACQEEWTDKWNNLEFPAPKSSILTPVTFSLSKKQYSFGDTSTSQFLGSPTSESKESARDNAESRSTPFCWKATTTTTLSSPAFQVPTAAQTLHKSGTSKSSILKPPTFNLSKKQYSFGDTSTSQFLGSPTSESKESARDNAESRSTPFCWKSTTTTTLSSPAFQVPNASQTLHNSGTPESSILVPTTFSLSNKQCEFGGAISRKSCTSPVLENKPAACDSTPTNQKETTYNTTLGMPTVRGTLSVTSVVSGDSTVRTSTGESTPLIRVHQKFIFNAIPTEPAVMPGNRFNFPTNMIPPVSTQIQISIDFTDYTFNGPNPELAAFPQCPTTSSFSTSQPVTQSQQLSTSSSIPLECAFNFDSSPGDHTAEPGSIQSEGFNFNPNTRPSFRFSVYEFKYLQNIKLFYTLIAGSFFHKKMCCHVLF; this is encoded by the exons atgttaaatttgatattaacagAGATGGCCAACAGGAGATTGATGTTACAATATCTAAAAGTAACTTTATATGCGACAATGTTtgaaggaggaaaaaatacaaatacagcAAAGACAGCTGAAAATACAGCTTCGTCGATctcagaaaatagaaataaatttcgaagaattgaAGGTGATGATGCAAAGGCCGATGTAAAGCAAGATTCAGAGAATCTGAAGAAAGACTCAATGCCAGAATTTCCAGCGATTAAGACTTCTAGTACAATAGTAGATACATTACATATTTCCAACGCTTTTAATGCTCTAACAttgtcaaataataaatacgtaaaaactgCACAAACACTTGAACCAGTTTCACGTGCATGCCAAGAAGAATGGACCGATAAATGGAATAACCTTGAATTTCCAGCTCCCAAATCGTCAATTTTAACACCAGTTACTTTTAGTTTAtctaaaaaacaatattcatttgGTGACACAAGTACGAGTCAGTTTCTTGGTTCTCCAACGTCAGAAAGTAAAGAGTCAGCGCGTGATAACGCAGAGAGTAGATCTACGCCTTTCTGTTGGAAAGCAACAACGACAACAACATTATCAAGTCCAGCATTCCAAGTACCTACTGCAGCACAAACTTTGCATAAATCTGGAACATCCAAATCATCAATTTTAAAACCacctacttttaatttatctaaaaaacaatattcatttgGTGACACAAGTACGAGTCAGTTTCTTGGTTCTCCAACGTCAGAAAGTAAAGAGTCAGCGCGTGATAACGCAGAGAGTAGATCTACGCCTTTCTGTTGGAAATCAACAACGACAACAACATTATCAAGTCCAGCATTCCAAGTACCTAATGCATCACAAACTTTGCATAATTCTGGAACACCCGAATCATCGATTTTGGTACCAACTACTTTTAGTTTATCTAATAAACAATGTGAATTTGGTGGCGCAATTTCACGTAAATCTTGCACTTCTCCGGTGCTAGAAAATAAACCTGCAGCTTGCGATTCAACACCAACAAaccaaaaagaaacaacataTAATACAACACTCGGGATGCCAACTGTACGTGGCACATTGTCAGTGACATCAGTAGTATCTGGTGATAGTACTGTTAGAACGTCTACCGGCGAGTCAACGCCTCTTATACGTGTacatcaaaaatttatatttaacgccATTCCTACTGAACCGGCTGTAATGCCTGGGAATCGATTCAATTTTCCTACGAATATGATACCTCCTGTATCGACTCAGATTCAAATATCGATTGATTTCACCGATTATACATTTAACGGACCTAATCCGGAACTAGCAGCATTTCCGCAATGTCCAACTACAAGTTCATTTTCTACATCGCAACCTGTTACCCAAAGTCAACAATTGTCTACTTCATCATCTATTCCTCTAGAATGCGCGTTTAATTTTGATTCGTCACCAGGAGATCATACAGCT GAACCTGGTTCAATCCAGTCCGaaggatttaattttaatcccaATACTAGACCATCGTTCCGTTTTAGTGTTTATGAATTTAAgtatctacaaaatataaaattattttacacattAATAGCAGGAtcttttttccataaaaaaatgtGTTGCCATGTGTTGTTTTAG